From Arachis stenosperma cultivar V10309 chromosome 2, arast.V10309.gnm1.PFL2, whole genome shotgun sequence, one genomic window encodes:
- the LOC130962417 gene encoding uncharacterized protein LOC130962417: MEIFPEHVRHLWNEWELRGLVLLSLTWQVVLIICGSWRKRARGGFISFVVWVTYLSADWLATVSLGTLANNQGDVATQDRNHALQAIWAPFLLLHLGGPDTITAYALEDNTLWLRHLLGLLVQVSVAFYIYLRSWSTTALTFIAIPVFVSGIIKYAERTWVLRSASPEQLEESLLSAPAIQPPNLKLFSYANAELEYVRRGYYLFPVLKRLYANLSLRFAEGQRTYQLMVKKEHVEDKDDKKQSNYAFKLVEVQLGFLYDLLYTKSTIIYSPLGLIFRFISVLSIVSALASYVVFLNVHEHEYSRVDVPITYCLFIGAILLELYAFVSLVFSDWTLNWLVVNKHSSLQNFICWVLSRCRKRWSGQLAQHNLLNFCMKKRVTRCIRNDFLFRSYFVMELYRQRTWEDADADLKQFIFKHLTQKQELYKEQGFDYNFLKKLLSYKGDNASISIKNIGWSVEVEFGHSLLIWHIATDICYHSRTEESKKDYREVSKRISNYMLYLLLMRPLMLPKWINRITHVRNTFREAIRILQREQLPVKDAASASTLLIQMYTQCHQPLEQLRVEKTGKSLLHEGCRLASQIEDQRVSWEVICNVWIEMLTYAASQCEWEAHGQQLRRGGEFLTHVCLLMAELGLSEQFDIGRKGLSVETQNDGWGCVRSKLLSSYL; encoded by the coding sequence atgGAGATCTTCCCAGAACACGTGCGACATCTGTGGAACGAATGGGAGCTGAGGGGTCTGGTTTTGCTAAGCCTAACATGGCAGGTTGTCCTCATCATTTGTGGCTCATGGAGGAAGCGTGCCCGTGGTGGCTTCATCAGCTTCGTCGTTTGGGTAACATATTTGTCAGCAGATTGGTTAGCCACAGTTTCTCTGGGCACACTTGCCAACAACCAAGGAGACGTGGCCACACAAGATAGGAACCACGCCCTGCAGGCCATTTGGGCTCCCTTCCTTCTCCTCCATCTCGGCGGCCCCGACACAATCACTGCTTACGCCTTAGAAGACAACACCTTATGGCTACGCCATTTGCTCGGTCTACTTGTCCAAGTTTCCGTGGCCTTCTACATCTACTTAAGATCTTGGAGCACCACTGCCTTGACTTTTATAGCCATTCCAGTGTTTGTTTCCGGGATCATTAAGTATGCAGAGCGCACCTGGGTTCTGAGATCCGCTAGCCCCGAACAACTTGAAGAATCTTTGCTCTCCGCTCCGGCCATACAACCTCCAAATCTCAAGCTTTTTTCTTATGCCAATGCCGAGCTGGAGTATGTACGGAGAGGATACTACTTGTTTCCTGTTCTCAAGCGTCTCTATGCCAATCTGAGCCTAAGGTTTGCTGAGGGTCAGCGAACCTACCAATTGATGGTGAAAAAGGAACATGTGGAGGACAAAGATGACAAGAAACAGagtaattatgcttttaaattGGTTGAGGTCCAGTTGGGTTTTTTGTATGACTTGCTTTACACGAAATCAACTATAATTTACTCTCCACTAGGTCTTATTTTTCGTTTCATTAGTGTTTTATCCATAGTGTCTGCTTTAGCTTCCTATGTTGTCTTCCTTAATGTTCATGAGCATGAGTACTCAAGGGTTGACGTTCCTATAACATATTGTTTATTTATTGGGGCTATTTTGCTCGAGCTTTATGCATTTGTGTCCCTTGTTTTCTCGGATTGGACTTTGAATTGGCTAGTTGTCAACAAGCATAGTTCACTGCAGAATTTCATATGCTGGGTTTTGTCTAGATGTCGGAAAAGGTGGTCAGGGCAGTTAGCTCAACACAACTTGTTGAATTTTTGCATGAAGAAGAGGGTAACAAGATGCATTCGAAATGATTTTCTTTTCAGAAGCTACTTTGTGATGGAATTATACAGGCAAAGGACATGGGAAGATGCTGATGCTGATCTCAAACAGTTTATCTTTAAACATCTCACACAAAAACAAGAGCTGTACAAAGAACAAGGATTTGATTACAATTTTCTCAAGAAATTGCTCTCTTATAAAGGTGACAATGCTTccatttcaataaaaaatattggcTGGAGTGTTGAGGTCGAATTCGGTCATAGCTTACTCATTTGGCATATTGCAACTGATATATGCTATCATTCTAGAACAGAAGAATCCAAAAAGGACTACAGGGAAGTGAGCAAAAGAATATCAAATTATATGTTGTATCTTTTACTCATGCGTCCACTCATGCTGCCTAAATGGATAAACAGGATTACTCACGTTCGGAACACTTTCAGGGAAGCCATAAGGATATTGCAGCGCGAGCAGCTGCCGGTGAAAGATGCTGCAAGCGCTTCAACATTGCTGATTCAAATGTACACGCAGTGTCACCAGCCACTCGAACAACTTCGAGTGGAAAAGACTGGTAAGTCTTTGCTCCATGAAGGTTGCCGCCTTGCCTCACAGATTGAAGATCAGAGAGTTTCATGGGAAGTGATTTGTAATGTGTGGATAGAGATGCTTACTTATGCTGCAAGTCAGTGTGAATGGGAGGCACATGGTCAGCAACTCCGAAGAGGAGGAGAATTTCTCACTCATGTTTGTCTTCTCATGGCAGAACTTGGTTTGAGCGAACAATTTGATATTGGGAGGAAGGGACTCAGTGTAGAAACCCAA